Genomic DNA from Hordeum vulgare subsp. vulgare chromosome 2H, MorexV3_pseudomolecules_assembly, whole genome shotgun sequence:
GAATGTTCCTCATGCTGCTGACCACAGTACAATTGATTATATCTCTGACAGGGCCGGTCCTAAGATTTCAGGGGCCCGGGGCGAAAACAAAAGCAGGGGCCCTTTATGCATCATGCATGTTTTCATATTTTTAGACACGGGTTGCTCTTAACTTTTACCGATGGAGTGGAAAACCAACATATCACGTTAGTTTTATGATTTAATTGGTCATGAGTATATTAATTATATCTTACTTTAAATTTAGCCAAGGAAGTTGCATATACAGTTTGCCACACACACAAAAATTGAACGGCTAAAATTAATTTGGCCACCTAAATAAATTAAATCCACCATGCATCCTCTAATTAATACTTTTCAGAATTTTAGCTATTAGTATATAATTAATCCATGAATCCTAGTAGTCATTCTATCCCATTGTCTTTCATCAAAAACCAACACAGCCAGATTCATTAGTCAGAAAGCCGGACTACTACAACCTACTCTTTTTCGCTAATTCACTAGCTACTCCTAATTGTGCCCCTAAGGGCATCTACAGTGGCAGTTGCTTGTGCATGCCCTAATGAAGATAAAACAAAGATTGAAAAAGTAAAAAGTCATCTAAGCACTTTGACTTGCAACGGCAGATGCTAATTGTATGGGCTAAGTAAACATCCCGGACGCTTACTGCAGGAAGGAAAAGCATGTGGCGCACTTTTGCGTCTGACGCCTCACCAGGAGTCAACAAAGCAACCGCTAATTTTGCGGGGATTTTGATCCTAACGCAATTCTTTAAGCGCTGCATTAGACATGCCCTAACTAGCAACGTATCTAACAGAACCTAGATAGTTCTTGGATGATGAATCAAGGAGATGCTTACCTGTTCAGTTGCTCAAAACTGGGGTATTGTTACTCCTGTTCGACGAACATGAAATCACCTGAGTCACGTGGTGTTGCGCCGATAGGTCTCCGCGGGAGGACGTTGTGGCGGTGGGAGTCATTCGTGATATGTGTTTGAGGGATTGATTTGCGGCTAGGTCGATCGCTGATATTGTTGTATGTGGGTTTACATGTGGGAAACGGAAAGTCCACTAATTCAGGAAATCGCTGATTTACTTTCCCACTACTGCACCTTCACGGTTACACCTAGATTAGCGCAGGATCATTTTTATGGGCCTAATACACAAAGCACACATACGTGGGGGCCCCTACGTTTcgggggcccggggcggccgccccccCTGCCCCCCCTCAGGGCCGGGCCTGATCTCTGAATGAGAACCGACTCATTATCCATGGTCATTAGAAGGTCGAAATGGGAGACTGACAGACACCGAGCCCCTCTACTTCCTAAAATGTTTCAGCGTATAACTACCAGAATAGATCTTGACTTCAGCCAGAAGTAGAAACTACGTTTTTCATATACATAACCTTTTCTTTAATAATTACCACTAGATGTTACTCACAGAGTGAATTTGTTATCTTCTGTGTTACTTGACTAATGCTGCTGAGCTTAATTCCAATTTGCTTCATGCGTAGTTACACGCTGGTAGGGATAAACTTTGCTTCAATCAAATTGATTTCATCCAAGAGTAATGATAATCAAGCTATGCTTACCACCATATTTATTTTCTATGTTTGCTAGTGTAAATGTTTAATACACAAAATCACATGCAAGAGAAAAAGAATGTCATATACATACCTTTTCAGTGAGTACTTGACAGTTAGCCCTGGAACGAGAGAAGAGAAGGTTGCGGTTACCATCCAAAGTATCTCGAGCAGCAACTATGCCGTACACATAGAGTGGCCACTTCAAGCTGTCATCTAGCTCAAAGATTTCGAACGAGTAGATCTGCAAGGCCTTGGTGGCAAAGGCGGAGGATGGGATGATACCAGGGGCGCAGGGGGTAAAGTACATAGGAGACAGTGTGGCTGCAACATCAATGTGTAGTGTTATATAAATGTACAAATTACTAAACCAAAAGAGGTGCAAACTTTTCTATATAAGAAGGAAAGCAGCAAGTGATATGATTGCATTGAATGAGAAATGCGTattaagaaacaaaaaagaaccaAAACCAGAAAATACATGAGGTGTGCTTCGGTACAATCCCCCACAAAACATACAAAGGAGAACGTATACCCACCTCGTATTATACACTACAGGCCGCCGTACGTATGCAATACAAGATGGGTATACATATGTCTGTCTATAGTATACAATAGTGTACAATACGAGGTGGGTATATGTTTTCCTTTCTATGTTTTGTTTGAAGGGTGGACCGAAGCAAAAGTAAAAATACATAGGAGCACAGGTGCTACTCTCACCGACATCAAATTGGAACATCCACTTGCGAAAATGTGCACTAGTGTGTATTTATGTAGGTATATAGCCGTATCACCAATTCACCACAACTTCACAGTCCTGACTTTACTACCTTCTAATAGCTACTCCTACTTGACAACTTATTTTCTCCACGTTTGAATGGTACGGTTCGCTAAGTCTCTGAGAgacatatatatgtatatgatCAATCAAAAATACCCTTGGTAATTACTCACTTGTCTTTACAGTAAATAAATGGGTCAGAATTGATCTGTTCCTAAATCTGACATGCATGTTGCATTAGTTCACCGAAATTAAATTATGGGAATTTGGTGTGGATTTCTCTAATTTCTGACACAAGCACTAATTATGCTGGAACTACGTATTAGAATGAGTCTCCCCAGAGTTACAAAATTTCCATCATACTAAAGCTTTTACTATACAAGAAGGAAAGGCAGCAAGTGATACGATTAACATAAAGACGGCCGGGAAGTAAAATTCTCCTCATTTTTAAAGAAGTCATTTGAAACCCCTCGCGTACCCCTCGCATCGCCTCCCCTCGGGCGACGGCAGgggccccgaaaccctagccgccagagAGTTTCTCCCCATCCccggccgccgctgccgccggcgAGGGCCGTGGTGGCGGCGGGTCCTGTGCCTTAGTGCCAGGGCGGGTGGTAGCCGCGCAGTCCCAGTGAGGCGGAGGGGCCGTTGCGCGCGTGGACGACGGGGGGCGGCAGTTAGGGCGGCGTCCCTGCTGCGCGGCGGCGTTCGTGGCCCTCATGGCCGGCCGTGGTCGGAGGATGGATGGTGGCGGTGCAGCGCTCCATCCAGCAAGGGGCGGCGGCTGCATGCAAGGGCTTCATCGAGGGCTGCGGATCTGGCGTGTCATGTCCAGATCCGTCACGGCTTGATCTTGATCGGCCGGTGGCGCGAGGAGAATCGGGGAGGGGCGGCTGGAGGCCCCCTGCCGGCATGCCGACGGTGGCCTCGTCTACACGACGAGCCTTCCTCGGTTCCATCCAGCCACGAGATCGGGGGGACGCGACTTCCGGTGAAAACCGCGCCGACTGTGGTTATGGCGGACGATGGCGGTGTCTAGGACGTCCTTACCATCTTGAGGCAGCGTTGTTGCAGGTCGTGGAACCACGCTCGTGATGCTCCGGAGGAAACTCTTGATCTGGATCTACCGGTCGGACGATGATGGCATCTACGATGTCGTTTCCCTCCTGAGGGCATCGTTTTGGAGTACGTGCTGGGTGGACGGAACAAGAGGGGGAGCGGTGTTTGATCTACCGCGAGCACTGCAGTGGATCCCGCCGGCATATGGCGCTGCGGTGGTTCGGCGACAGGCACGTGTAGACGGATACGTGTAGGATGGTGGCGCTGtctggcgccgtggtggcgtcgacggcagACCTAGCAAGGAAGATGCGTCTGATCTAGCTCTGGAGATGGAATGGTGAAAGATGGTGGAGGCAGCCTCTGAGAGTGCGCCGGACCAGTATGGCATCCAGTTCCAGTGATGGCTGGGCTGGGGCATCCGGCTATAGATGTTAGGATTTAGTGTGAtatttgtttggtatttagtccgGATATTCAGCACATCTTCATCAAGGGATAGGAGTAGCAATATGTGTTGTCTAGACGGTGGCTTCAGACTGTCTGATGTATTACTTTGCATGATctctgtgaataattaataaaaggcTGTATGCATCGTCCAGATGCAGAGGCTGGGGTATATCCTcctttttgtaaaaaaaaaacGGATTAACATAAAGACTTAAGTTAGGGGATTTTTTTCAAAGAAAAAAGAGACTATATATCTATATATGTTAGGTGAGATAATGAAGCagcatggatggatggatggacgaaGCTTACTTATATCATTGAAGCCGCCACACCTTAACACGGGGCTGCCCCAAATGGATTCCCAGCTTGCACGACGCTCTTTGTAAGCGGAAATTGCGGGAGTGTCCTGAGAGTTAGATTTGCCTGAATTTGGCGACCCATGCCTCGCTATGTTTCTGGAGATCTCCGTGCATCTTTTTGACACGAGATAGAGTAATCTGACCGTCTCCAAGGAGATTGGGACACCGAGTTCCTGTAGGGATTGGACCCGGTAGCCCAGCTTGTGCGCCTCGTGCAAGAGCAGATCGAGGGCCTCCTCATGATTATCGACGAGGTAGGGCAAACTCACCAGAGGCAGGCTCGCGATCTTGTGGCCGGACAGCTGCTCGTCTAGCTGAGGTGAGTCGAGAGCTAGTGATCTTCCGTCGGAGTTATGACGCTGTAGATAAGCCTTCTTTCCGGTGATCGTCTCCAGGCCCCGGGATGTGACCTCAATCCTTAGCACATTGGTCTCCCACCTCAGGATCTCACGGTAGCGACGAAGAGCGTCCACCATGTCTGTTTTCGAAGTCGacgccctcatgtccatattcgtCTCTTGTCCCCAACACCGATGATCTCTGTTTCAGCCGCCCCCTaggtttccttttttcctttgttaTATAATAGGAATATCTCTTTCCCGCGGCGCCTACCTCCGTTACCAGCGTCGATGACTCAGAGTCGGACTGAATCTCTGATCGTGCTGTCCTTTTTGCGAGCAGATGACGCGCAGACCGAGCAGGATTCAGCTTGGGACACCCGGCCACTAAAGCCCTAAGTTATTGTTCGAAAAAAAAGGGgaatccggcggcggcggcggaaacACAGAGCGGCGTTTGCTTCCCGGACGGCTGTCCGCCGTGTACGTTCGTACGTGTTGCTGCAGCTTCACGTAGGATCGATCAGGTGTAGATCGGTTAGCCGGAGGTGGGTCGAGCAGGACTCAGGAGTTAGCTTCGTCCGTCCGTTGCCGTTCATCATCGCCGGAAGTTACTTGGTGTCGGGATAGTGCAAACAAGACAAtcggacggtggtggcggcggccggtgggtaaggacatggagagggagagggaatcCGGGAAAGAACAGTCTGATGAGTTATCGACGCTGATAGAGGATATCATGTCCCTGGAGAGGGAGCGCAAAGATTTGCTTGGGTCTCTTACTCCAAAGATTTCTCGCTGGAAGGATATCATCTCTGGAACAACAACGTCCAGAGTCGCTGGAGAGGGAATAATGGCCGACAAAACATCGCTGGTCCCTGTCCAGAAGAACACGGACACGCCGCAGGTTAGAGACGACGAGAAAGAACTCGCCGAGTTCATCCTCCAAGACACGGAGGACTTGGGCCACCGGCTGCTATCCATGTCACAATATCTTTGGATTTCCGATGCCCGCATCTCCTTGTACACGGCCGATGAGCTGGATGCCACAACATCCAGATTAAAGAAAATCTTCAAGGATTTCTACAAGGCTACCGAGGAGGCGGAAATGAAGAAGATGGTCGAAGATGAGAGGAGCAAGGACGATGCGGTGAGGGAGATGATGCTGACCCACGAATTCTTGTGTCTCTCCTCCCGTGTCCTGGCTAGACCCAACCTTTACAAGAATGAGTTGGCGATGATGTTTACggtggaggatgaggaggagtacGAGAGGGTGATGGAGGCGGAGAGGGAGATTGAGAGGCAGAGGGAGATGAGCAAGCAACGGAGGAAAAAGCAGAGGCCGCAGATTGTTGGGCAGCAGATTGTCAAGGAGAAGCACACCgaggagaagaaaacaaaatcCCCAACGGAGCAACTCAAAGAGTGGATGGATGACGAGCTGGGTTTTTTCGCAGACTGCCGTAGAGTCTGGGGATACTCAAGTGGCAGCAAGGCCGGACAGTGCGGTGGTTTCGAAGATAAAAGTAAGTTAAACATGCATATATGCTGCAGCGTAATTAGCTTACTCAACTTTATTTGCTTAGTCTGTTTGCTCTATGGATATATCGAGAAATTTCGGCAAATCACTAATTTCCCCGTTCTTGTTTATGCAAAGGAATGGAGGTGAATTGATTGTCTTTGCCTACTTTATTTATCATACTAGATTTCTGACACTTCACACCTTACCTTTGGTGCTGCAGCCACATTGAGTCCTATGCAGTTTACCCACTGCATACCCGGTATCATCCCGCCCCGTGCCGCTGTTACTGGGAGCACGTTGCAGATCTACTCCTTCAAAATTTTGGAACTAAGTGATGACCTGAAGTGGCCACTCTACGTGTATGGTGTGGTCGCTGCTCGAGACACCGTGGACCGCAACCGCAACCTTCTCTTCGCTCGGTCAAGGATTATGTGCCAAGTACTCACTAAAAATGTATGCACTGTTATATATTCAGTTTTCACTTCGTTGTATTTTTAAGCagcatttcttctttttcttcttcttcaacaaaACACTCAATTTAAGTATAATGATGATCTAATGCATTGCAGGACTGTTCTTTGTGCTTGACTGGCCCGTCTCGTGCAATTCTAGCCGTGGACCCTGTCAACTTTGAAGTCGAACTAAAAATACACGATGGAGGTGATGAGCGTAAAGATAGAGAATTGATCTGTGCTAACAACCATTATGACATAGCATACAACGGGGAGCAGCCAACTTTAAGCTTCCATAGCCCATTGTGTAGAGCAGAGTTGAGGCTTGAGCGACTTCCTACAACGGTCCAAGCCACTATCTTGTCTGTTCATGTTGTTGGAGGGGGGTCTCTTTTCAAATCTGGAGGCCAAGTTTTTTGTTCATCGTCTAGTGCAGATAGTAGTGCTGCCAGACGTGAGAAGATTGTGTTGCTTGGTTATGTTGAAAAAAattcagaagaagaagatgaacttGATCTACATGGTTACCTTCCCCTGTCAAGGCGCGTTATTTCGGTAGAATTTGGAGGAGGATTGGATGTTGTGGTAAAAGTCTATGAGGGATCTGGTTGTACATCCGGTCATGTTTACTTCCCTTCCCAGTATTGCAACATAAGCCAGGGTACATGTTCCGTCTCTGGCTCTGAGGTGGAGATCGTTGTTGCTTGGTCCCGTCTTGTGGGGGACAAGATGGATATGTTGATCGAAGGATATACTACCCAGGCATAGTGTGCTATATCTTGACCAGGAGTGGTACCCTGTTTTCCCTATTATATCGACTTTGCTTTGCTAAAACGTTGCAAATATTTGTATGCTGACAAGTAGGGGATGTCACACTGTTTGTGTATGGAATCTACATCATGTTATTCGACTCTATGTGTAGTGAACATAACTTGTAATGTACTCcttcgtccggaattacttgtcgcacaaattgataaaaatggatgtatctagaactgaaatacatctagatacatccatttctatgataagtatttttggacggagggagtactatgttTTCATTTATGAGCAGTTGTGTTTTGTGAAATTCTCTAAATATTCGGCAAATACGGTTTCGTTCATGAAAAACTTGGTGTGTGGTTGTTTGCATTTTAATCCTGCAGAGGCTGGGTGTCGGTTTATTATGCTTGTATCCACCTAATGCGACATTATGAGTCAATAGAAAGCACCTTTACTGAAAAAATGATTACCTTCGTGCATCTAGTCCATTATCTAAGCTGAACACTGTTCTTTCATCATTAGTTGGTTCCTGCTTGTCCTAAGTAATAACCAAGCCAAGCCAATTATAGAGTGCAATCTTTGTCTCACACTCTAATTAATACTCCTTCCGTCTTAAAATAActatcttaactttgtactagagctagtataaagttgtactatgcttaagacacttattttagaacggagggagtaacatgaAAAACCTTATGCACCTAGATGGAATCTGACGTTGCCGTTTGTGAAAATTAAGCTGGGACAC
This window encodes:
- the LOC123428956 gene encoding uncharacterized protein LOC123428956 codes for the protein MDMRASTSKTDMVDALRRYREILRWETNVLRIEVTSRGLETITGKKAYLQRHNSDGRSLALDSPQLDEQLSGHKIASLPLVSLPYLVDNHEEALDLLLHEAHKLGYRVQSLQELGVPISLETVRLLYLVSKRCTEISRNIARHGSPNSGKSNSQDTPAISAYKERRASWESIWGSPVLRCGGFNDITTLSPMYFTPCAPGIIPSSAFATKALQIYSFEIFELDDSLKWPLYVYGIVAARDTLDGNRNLLFSRSRANCQVLTEKDPFLHLTGPSRAILAEYPVDFEVELRIKDGAESQDKELMSSTNHHHFCGDTALFLGCLCSAVVGLETIRSAVQATILSIRVVGGRSPFQFGVQVACSSSTEGVIADACRQVVLLNSVEKIPEDGLDGYLPLSRNVVTVKSKGSLRINIKCYTESGQDAHEVQLDFPAQHCQISTQECTIGDSKLQVVIAWSLLVRDKLDNLVEGYIFPM